In the genome of Candidatus Baltobacteraceae bacterium, one region contains:
- a CDS encoding glycosyltransferase yields the protein MKIGVVTSFPEAGANKSGIAYFAKTVLDPLIGNGDDFVILADASTGKRGATERYASNMTIRRCWTFGYFAPFQIFREALRHRFDVLHFEYDVYLYGGVVAALILPFLMQILRMRGTKIVTTLHGVVSQRVVTREMLRENGFVLPYSRIGKAGFYTIYSLFNWASDRIIVLELKLGDILETEYGVPRRKLFVCPHPLMYESARPSQPQARARCGIGPGKVALFFGYASYYKGLDVLLDAIAIARRSEPDLALHLVASRHPRLAGNDRYEEFYDAFKAKAASVGATLYDFVPEEKLVDLLAAADVVVLPYTSAYGASGALNAVFAARRPVLVSHYVRFDGAIDSQVFDPTPEDCARAIVSFFETSEDLLEAKVEEIAALRGVNVIAAQMQDVRCGRTPVEMRAPAAIAS from the coding sequence ATGAAGATCGGCGTCGTCACGTCGTTTCCCGAAGCGGGAGCGAATAAGAGCGGTATCGCGTACTTTGCCAAGACCGTGCTCGATCCGTTGATCGGAAACGGCGACGATTTCGTCATCCTCGCCGACGCCAGCACCGGCAAGCGCGGTGCGACGGAGCGGTATGCTTCCAACATGACGATCCGCCGCTGCTGGACGTTCGGCTATTTCGCGCCTTTTCAGATTTTTCGCGAGGCCCTGCGCCACCGGTTCGACGTGCTGCACTTCGAGTACGACGTCTATCTCTACGGCGGCGTCGTGGCGGCCCTCATTCTGCCGTTTCTCATGCAAATTCTCCGCATGCGCGGCACGAAGATCGTCACGACCCTGCACGGCGTCGTCTCGCAGCGCGTCGTTACGCGCGAGATGCTCCGCGAGAACGGGTTCGTGCTGCCCTATTCGCGCATCGGCAAAGCCGGCTTTTACACGATCTACTCGCTCTTCAACTGGGCCAGCGACCGAATCATCGTTCTCGAGCTCAAGCTGGGCGACATTTTGGAAACCGAATACGGCGTTCCGCGGCGCAAGCTCTTCGTCTGCCCGCATCCGCTCATGTACGAGAGCGCGCGGCCGTCGCAGCCGCAGGCGCGAGCCCGATGCGGAATCGGCCCCGGCAAGGTCGCGCTGTTCTTCGGTTACGCCTCCTATTATAAGGGTCTCGATGTGCTGCTCGACGCGATTGCGATCGCGCGCAGGTCCGAGCCGGATCTCGCGCTGCACCTCGTCGCCAGCCGCCACCCGCGCTTGGCGGGCAACGATCGGTATGAAGAGTTTTACGACGCTTTCAAAGCGAAAGCGGCTTCGGTCGGCGCGACGCTTTACGACTTCGTTCCCGAGGAGAAGCTCGTCGACTTGCTGGCGGCCGCCGACGTCGTCGTGCTGCCGTACACGTCGGCATACGGAGCCAGCGGCGCGCTCAACGCGGTCTTTGCGGCGCGCCGTCCCGTGCTCGTTTCACATTACGTGCGCTTCGACGGCGCGATCGATAGCCAGGTATTCGATCCAACGCCGGAAGACTGCGCGCGCGCGATCGTCAGCTTTTTCGAAACCAGTGAGGATCTGCTCGAGGCGAAAGTCGAGGAGATCGCCGCGCTTCGCGGCGTGAACGTCATCGCGGCGCAGATGCAAGACGTGCGCTGCGGGCGCACGCCGGTAGAGATGCGCGCCCCGGCAGCTATCGCATCGTGA
- a CDS encoding RNA polymerase sigma factor, with product MREGQTEAFEVLVERYRRGIANFVSAGLRDANEAADLTQETFMRAYAHLGTFNPQLGKFSTWIYQIARNVVRTHLGRSLRRPQAQQFPEDQTLENALPDPSREGDPSGGVLREEAERELREALAELPERSRTVLALRYFDNMEYATIASTLGLSLGNVKTLIHRGKLALAKKMREREERGAFHGAVKGGHRALLVV from the coding sequence GTGCGCGAAGGCCAAACCGAAGCGTTCGAAGTGCTCGTCGAACGCTACCGCCGGGGTATCGCCAACTTCGTGAGCGCGGGGTTGCGCGACGCCAACGAGGCCGCGGACCTCACGCAAGAGACGTTCATGCGTGCCTACGCGCATTTGGGAACCTTCAACCCGCAGTTGGGCAAGTTCTCGACGTGGATTTACCAGATCGCGCGCAACGTGGTGCGCACGCACCTCGGACGATCCCTGCGGCGCCCGCAAGCCCAGCAGTTCCCCGAAGATCAAACGCTGGAAAACGCGCTTCCCGATCCTTCGCGCGAGGGCGACCCCTCGGGCGGCGTGTTGCGTGAAGAAGCGGAGCGCGAACTGCGTGAGGCGCTCGCCGAGCTGCCGGAGCGCTCGCGCACCGTCCTGGCGCTGCGGTACTTCGATAATATGGAATACGCGACGATAGCCAGCACGCTCGGACTTTCGCTTGGCAACGTGAAGACGCTGATCCATCGCGGCAAGCTCGCGCTGGCGAAGAAAATGCGCGAACGCGAAGAGCGCGGCGCGTTCCACGGCGCCGTCAAGGGGGGCCACCGTGCGCTGCTCGTGGTGTGA
- a CDS encoding alkaline phosphatase family protein, whose protein sequence is MNRRLLSATAFAVALSLAAGCGGVRSASPLPYAPTSTFDSNAASPNGAGQYIKHVIVVIQENRSFDSLFATFPNAAGTTIGKTPHGTIKLHSVPLASPKFTPHNAYSDFKREWDGGNMDGFWNEAIAEGKPGSYLYQYVAPKDVVPYWTLAKQYVLADHMFQTQGSSSFTGHQDLIRGDTAVGKTQSAIDNPSNTPWGCNAATGTTTGLLTLSGKYSSAGTAGNPYPCFGSTYETLRDTLDAKHIGWKYYEPQYGGAFFSAIWSAFAAVKVVYSGPEWNANVSSPETNIFTDIKNGRLPSMSWIVPDANNSDHPGTSGDTGPSWVASIVNAVGKSQYWKSTAIVVVWDDWGGFYDHVLPPVPGKVTVSNLGGPGFRVPMIVVSAYAKKGYISHKQYEFGSVVKFVETVFGLPSLHTTDATTAGFVTDFFDFASPRGFTPVPAKYSQSFFEHQAPSNQPVDTE, encoded by the coding sequence ATGAATCGACGACTGCTCTCGGCGACAGCTTTTGCCGTCGCCCTTTCGCTCGCTGCCGGCTGCGGCGGCGTTCGTTCCGCATCGCCGCTGCCGTACGCGCCCACCTCGACCTTCGATTCCAACGCCGCATCGCCCAACGGTGCGGGACAGTACATCAAACACGTGATCGTCGTCATTCAAGAGAATCGATCGTTCGATAGTTTGTTTGCGACGTTTCCCAACGCGGCCGGTACGACGATCGGCAAAACGCCGCACGGCACGATCAAACTTCATTCCGTTCCGCTCGCGAGCCCGAAGTTTACGCCGCACAATGCGTATTCGGACTTCAAGAGAGAATGGGACGGCGGCAACATGGACGGCTTTTGGAACGAAGCCATTGCCGAAGGCAAGCCCGGTTCGTACCTCTACCAATACGTCGCTCCGAAAGACGTCGTGCCCTACTGGACGCTGGCGAAGCAGTACGTGCTCGCGGATCACATGTTCCAAACGCAGGGGAGCAGCAGCTTCACCGGCCACCAAGACCTGATTCGCGGCGATACGGCGGTCGGCAAGACCCAGAGCGCGATCGACAATCCGAGCAATACGCCGTGGGGTTGTAACGCGGCGACGGGAACGACCACGGGCCTCCTCACGCTTTCCGGGAAGTACTCGTCCGCGGGGACGGCCGGCAATCCATATCCGTGCTTCGGTTCGACGTACGAAACGCTGCGCGATACGCTCGACGCCAAACATATTGGTTGGAAGTATTACGAGCCGCAATACGGCGGTGCGTTCTTTTCGGCCATTTGGAGTGCGTTTGCGGCGGTCAAGGTTGTCTACAGCGGACCGGAATGGAACGCGAACGTCTCGTCTCCGGAAACGAATATCTTTACCGACATCAAGAACGGCAGGCTGCCGTCGATGTCGTGGATCGTTCCCGACGCCAATAACTCCGACCATCCCGGGACGTCGGGCGATACGGGACCTTCGTGGGTCGCATCGATCGTGAACGCCGTTGGGAAGAGCCAATACTGGAAATCGACGGCGATCGTCGTCGTGTGGGACGACTGGGGCGGCTTTTACGACCACGTGCTTCCGCCGGTGCCGGGCAAGGTGACCGTTTCGAATCTCGGTGGGCCGGGTTTCCGCGTTCCGATGATCGTCGTGTCCGCATATGCGAAGAAAGGCTACATCTCGCACAAGCAGTACGAGTTCGGCAGCGTTGTGAAGTTCGTCGAGACCGTCTTCGGTCTGCCGAGCTTGCACACGACCGACGCGACGACGGCCGGATTCGTGACCGATTTCTTCGACTTCGCGTCCCCGCGCGGCTTCACGCCGGTTCCCGCGAAATATTCGCAGTCGTTCTTCGAGCATCAAGCACCGTCGAATCAGCCGGTCGACACGGAGTAG
- a CDS encoding zf-HC2 domain-containing protein, producing the protein MRCSWCEAVLDEYVDATLPPRKMLAVARHLQQCPDCEALHRQLRIVDGLLHTRKMLDVEPDFSKSVMAQVRIMPVPHAPHRSLWIVALFYLICAWTAAITLAFAWPRAHLATNVIAAAGSSGWQAIAHGVHAMSPVAPIAFSIVVSVLAVDALLLAGIYVFYRTIRPRLNDHLAASESVS; encoded by the coding sequence GTGCGCTGCTCGTGGTGTGAAGCCGTCCTCGACGAATACGTCGACGCGACCCTGCCGCCGCGCAAGATGCTGGCGGTGGCACGCCATCTGCAGCAGTGCCCGGACTGCGAAGCGCTCCATCGGCAGCTGCGCATCGTCGACGGTTTGCTCCATACGCGCAAGATGCTCGACGTCGAACCCGATTTCAGCAAGTCGGTCATGGCGCAGGTCCGTATCATGCCGGTCCCCCACGCGCCGCACCGCTCCCTGTGGATCGTCGCGCTCTTCTATTTAATATGCGCGTGGACGGCCGCAATCACGCTGGCGTTCGCGTGGCCGCGCGCGCACCTCGCGACGAACGTCATCGCCGCCGCCGGCTCGAGTGGATGGCAGGCGATCGCGCACGGCGTCCACGCGATGTCGCCCGTGGCGCCGATCGCGTTCTCGATCGTGGTGAGCGTGCTCGCCGTCGACGCGTTGCTGTTGGCCGGTATTTACGTCTTCTACCGCACGATCCGGCCGCGCCTCAACGACCATCTCGCAGCTTCGGAAAGCGTATCGTGA
- the rfbC gene encoding dTDP-4-dehydrorhamnose 3,5-epimerase, translated as MTVEPLPIAGALLVTPKVYTDLRGSFAEIFASARYTDAGIDDAFVQDNLSISRRGVLRGLHGDPRMSKLVQVLAGEAYDVIADAREDSTTYRRWFGTLLKASERQQVYVPKGCLHGFLAVSEEVVFLYKQSALYDPAAEFGVRWDDPDLAIRWPLEGRSPILSERDAANPPLADLIAHKA; from the coding sequence ATGACCGTAGAGCCCCTCCCAATTGCCGGCGCACTGCTGGTCACACCTAAAGTATATACGGACCTTCGCGGAAGTTTTGCTGAGATTTTCGCGAGCGCGCGCTATACGGACGCGGGCATCGACGATGCGTTCGTGCAGGACAATCTTTCGATCTCGCGCCGGGGAGTGCTGCGCGGCCTGCACGGCGACCCGCGCATGAGCAAGCTGGTGCAAGTTCTCGCGGGGGAGGCGTACGACGTGATCGCCGACGCGCGTGAGGACTCGACGACGTACCGCCGCTGGTTCGGGACGCTGCTCAAGGCGAGCGAGCGGCAGCAGGTTTACGTACCGAAGGGGTGCCTTCACGGGTTTCTCGCCGTTTCCGAAGAGGTCGTCTTCCTTTACAAGCAGAGCGCGCTGTACGATCCTGCCGCCGAGTTCGGGGTGAGGTGGGACGACCCCGACCTGGCAATCCGGTGGCCCCTCGAAGGACGCTCGCCGATCCTCTCCGAGCGGGACGCGGCCAACCCGCCGCTTGCGGACCTCATCGCCCACAAGGCGTAA
- a CDS encoding polymer-forming cytoskeletal protein → MIAHILAVLILASVQSVYHGGTYVGSVIVEPGQVVRGDLTVIAGDATIEGAVDGDVNVVGGTAFVRPGATITGQVNMVGGDVASAVVPWAGTASYRDTSGDYRLIWRIVWDLVAVLFFLIFPMRARMAIDRLENHPGLCAAIGLVGWVAVIPLAILLLCTILLIPFIAVEAVAVIAGLFLGKAALALLVGRRLWEVLSPRTTPSPFAALIVGLALITAAELVPIIGTVVMVFVAMIGLGASILAFTGDTLVGPPGSSRSRPPLSGPPMVVG, encoded by the coding sequence GTGATCGCTCATATTCTCGCAGTCCTCATCTTGGCTAGCGTGCAAAGCGTGTATCACGGCGGAACCTACGTCGGTTCGGTAATCGTCGAGCCCGGACAAGTCGTTCGGGGCGATCTCACGGTGATCGCGGGCGACGCTACGATCGAAGGCGCGGTCGACGGCGACGTCAACGTCGTCGGAGGCACGGCGTTCGTTCGGCCCGGGGCGACCATCACCGGACAGGTCAACATGGTCGGGGGCGACGTCGCCAGCGCCGTCGTACCGTGGGCCGGCACCGCATCGTATCGCGATACCTCGGGCGACTACCGCTTGATCTGGCGCATCGTGTGGGATCTGGTCGCGGTGCTCTTCTTCCTCATCTTTCCGATGCGCGCGCGCATGGCCATCGACCGGTTGGAGAACCATCCCGGACTCTGCGCTGCGATCGGCTTGGTGGGGTGGGTCGCGGTCATCCCGCTTGCGATTCTGCTGCTTTGCACGATCCTGTTGATTCCGTTCATCGCGGTCGAAGCCGTCGCGGTCATCGCCGGGCTCTTCCTCGGAAAGGCGGCGCTGGCGCTGCTGGTCGGCCGCCGCTTGTGGGAAGTGCTCAGCCCGCGAACCACGCCGTCGCCGTTTGCGGCGCTGATCGTCGGGCTCGCGTTGATTACCGCGGCCGAGCTCGTCCCCATCATCGGAACGGTGGTGATGGTTTTCGTCGCGATGATCGGTCTCGGTGCGAGCATCTTGGCCTTTACGGGCGATACCTTGGTTGGACCGCCCGGGTCGAGCAGGTCGCGGCCCCCGCTGAGCGGACCCCCGATGGTTGTCGGCTAA
- a CDS encoding glycosyltransferase family 87 protein, which translates to MGASVERFFAGRVCGAAIVLLLLAELCFMPFTGHLFDTGVFLTLADYVFFAHTPLAGNWSFGSLSLLAVLLSQVPVLIHPALATAYRTRLFLLKMPSWFADLGTAAIVARCAGDPAYRYYWALRYLADPAVVFTTVFHGQWDALPNLGAVAGIALTAFGRYDLAAVALGLGAGTKFYPAAFVPLLFASAFRGASPRAALRSIAVFAVTAVVTLAPVFWGRFDYVVHSYTFNSFGPGLGVFTTSVWSLLPPQAWLSTRIEQLTAVAVTLALAAAALKTAPTPVTVARKAMFSAMAIVFLNPGGHPPFYLWVAGPIVLYAAIANDGLVSLLGVVLSLAGVLTQFCLEGSDEYFLVSIGIAPRTHALACAGSTTSLQGVVLVASIVLAFVAYRPRNGAWSTWWRAAAQAAVIACTCVFFAHVSTDAISAARRPHPANAANRLSRLFDTLAIVPAVKLARDGSCRLYFNSYGAASFANDPFAERFVKASLGYSLFSPETIDVRGSVVSVQSLPARREGVEIMAYDEGPVRVTREFDVTPLLKPIVPGETMIERPCALVAKNPLLIYRFDLEAARAAAAREPLLQRLDVFSQETPGQASIKAGYHA; encoded by the coding sequence GTGGGTGCTTCCGTAGAGCGGTTTTTCGCCGGCCGCGTGTGCGGCGCGGCGATCGTGCTGCTGCTCCTGGCCGAGCTCTGCTTCATGCCGTTCACCGGGCATCTCTTCGATACCGGCGTGTTTTTGACGCTTGCCGACTACGTGTTCTTCGCGCACACGCCGCTGGCCGGAAACTGGTCGTTCGGATCGTTGTCGTTGTTGGCCGTGCTGCTTTCGCAGGTTCCGGTGCTCATCCATCCGGCATTAGCGACGGCGTATCGCACGCGCCTCTTCCTATTGAAGATGCCGAGTTGGTTTGCCGATCTGGGAACGGCCGCGATCGTCGCCCGCTGCGCGGGCGATCCGGCGTACCGGTATTATTGGGCGCTGCGCTATTTGGCCGACCCCGCCGTCGTTTTCACGACGGTGTTCCACGGCCAGTGGGACGCGCTGCCGAACCTCGGAGCGGTCGCGGGCATCGCGTTAACGGCGTTCGGCAGATACGATCTTGCCGCCGTCGCGCTCGGTTTGGGAGCGGGAACGAAGTTCTATCCGGCGGCGTTCGTGCCGCTGCTGTTCGCCTCGGCATTCCGCGGCGCGTCGCCGCGCGCGGCCCTTCGATCGATTGCGGTCTTTGCGGTGACGGCGGTCGTCACGCTCGCACCGGTGTTCTGGGGACGGTTCGATTACGTCGTCCACTCCTACACGTTCAACAGTTTCGGACCCGGGCTGGGCGTCTTTACGACCTCCGTTTGGTCGTTGTTGCCGCCGCAAGCGTGGTTATCGACGCGCATCGAACAGTTGACCGCCGTTGCAGTGACGCTTGCGCTGGCCGCGGCCGCGCTGAAAACCGCTCCCACGCCGGTTACGGTCGCGCGTAAAGCGATGTTCTCCGCGATGGCGATCGTTTTTCTGAATCCGGGCGGGCATCCGCCGTTTTACCTTTGGGTCGCGGGACCGATCGTGTTGTACGCGGCGATTGCAAACGACGGGTTGGTGAGCTTGCTCGGCGTCGTCCTTTCGCTTGCCGGCGTATTGACGCAGTTCTGTCTCGAAGGATCCGACGAGTACTTTCTCGTGAGCATCGGCATCGCGCCGCGAACCCACGCCCTGGCGTGCGCCGGTTCGACGACATCGCTTCAGGGCGTCGTGCTGGTGGCGAGCATCGTGCTCGCGTTCGTTGCGTACCGGCCGCGCAACGGCGCGTGGTCGACCTGGTGGCGCGCGGCGGCGCAAGCCGCCGTCATCGCGTGTACGTGCGTCTTCTTCGCGCACGTGAGCACCGACGCGATTTCCGCGGCGCGCCGTCCGCATCCGGCGAACGCCGCAAATCGCCTGTCGCGGCTGTTCGATACGCTTGCGATCGTGCCGGCGGTCAAACTCGCGCGCGACGGCAGCTGCCGGCTCTATTTCAATTCCTACGGCGCCGCCTCGTTCGCGAACGATCCTTTTGCGGAGCGCTTCGTCAAGGCATCGCTCGGCTATTCGCTGTTCTCACCGGAAACGATCGACGTTCGGGGCAGCGTCGTAAGCGTGCAATCGCTGCCCGCGCGTCGTGAAGGCGTCGAGATTATGGCGTATGACGAGGGACCCGTGCGCGTTACGCGAGAGTTCGACGTTACGCCGCTTCTCAAACCGATCGTGCCCGGCGAGACGATGATCGAACGTCCGTGCGCGCTGGTCGCAAAGAACCCGCTGTTGATATATAGGTTCGACCTGGAGGCCGCGCGCGCGGCCGCGGCCCGGGAGCCGCTCCTGCAGCGCCTCGACGTCTTCAGCCAGGAAACGCCGGGGCAGGCGTCGATTAAGGCGGGATATCATGCCTGA
- a CDS encoding glycosyltransferase — protein MPDAPGRPTSVAVVPCYNEDRNPANLVSVLLSVPDLHVHFLDDASDGASSAVLRDLARSSDRVTVERNETRQGKAASLVGAMRRLDPWVQRLLLVDCDVQLSERALPAVLDELQRSDLVLANPKALARAGSFWERGAVFSANRHDRLRDALVDRYPARCANGRLFGMSRRLAGAIAESDVPRHTEDSHFMLVCLSRDFRYAYRRDAVLHYRAPQTLGDYLRQSNRFSEGRALLRERWPEEMLERYYDLAGADVARTFAAQAFADPLGACAFLTMLVAKAVQRPGSRTQGAAWAVAGSTKALQ, from the coding sequence ATGCCTGACGCGCCTGGACGCCCGACCAGCGTCGCGGTTGTTCCATGCTATAACGAAGACCGCAACCCCGCTAATCTCGTTTCCGTCCTGCTCTCCGTACCGGACCTGCACGTTCACTTTCTCGACGATGCCAGCGACGGCGCAAGCAGCGCGGTGCTGCGCGATTTGGCGCGTTCGAGCGATCGCGTCACGGTCGAGCGCAACGAGACGCGTCAAGGCAAGGCAGCGTCGCTCGTCGGAGCCATGCGCCGGCTCGATCCCTGGGTGCAACGGCTGCTGCTCGTCGATTGCGACGTGCAGCTGAGCGAACGAGCCCTCCCGGCCGTTCTCGACGAACTGCAGCGCAGCGACCTCGTCTTGGCAAATCCGAAGGCGCTCGCGCGCGCGGGAAGCTTTTGGGAGCGGGGCGCCGTGTTTAGCGCCAATCGTCACGATCGTCTGAGAGACGCGCTGGTCGATCGTTATCCGGCGCGGTGTGCGAACGGCCGTCTCTTCGGCATGTCACGACGGCTCGCCGGCGCAATCGCCGAAAGCGACGTGCCTCGACATACCGAAGACTCACATTTCATGTTGGTGTGTTTGAGCCGCGATTTTCGCTACGCATACCGGCGCGACGCAGTGCTGCACTACCGCGCACCCCAAACCTTGGGCGACTATTTGCGTCAGTCGAACCGCTTCAGCGAGGGGCGAGCGCTGTTGCGCGAGCGCTGGCCGGAAGAGATGCTGGAGCGCTACTACGATCTTGCCGGCGCCGACGTGGCACGCACGTTCGCGGCGCAAGCCTTTGCCGATCCGCTGGGAGCGTGTGCGTTCCTGACGATGCTCGTCGCCAAAGCCGTGCAGCGGCCGGGTTCGCGAACGCAGGGCGCCGCCTGGGCCGTCGCCGGAAGCACGAAGGCGCTCCAATGA
- a CDS encoding PLP-dependent aminotransferase family protein → MTTVSRLAKFAERTAHLRASTIREMLKVTQQPDVISFGGGLPAPEHFPTDAIAEATKRVMERRGAAALQYSVTEGIPEMRSWVAQRLTKRTGKAFDAETVTIVNGSQQGLDLVGKIFLDPGDHVVLENPSYLGAIQAFDAYQARYLTVETDDDGIVPASLERVLEHADPFPKFLYLVPNFQNPTGRTLAADRRERIVRICEHFDLPIFEDDPYGELRFEGKDLPSLVSFESKAPVIYSGTGSKIMAPGMRVAWLVIRNHDIREKIVLAKQGADLHSGTFAQYVFHEYVSDDQAFLEHVRAIAHTYGRRRHVMSAALANVDFPGLDFSRPAGGMFLWAQLPGVDTAELLRRAAELKVVFVPGVSFYPARDVHDGMRLNFSNASEEMIKVGIERLGHAITSFPPNHR, encoded by the coding sequence ATGACCACCGTCTCCCGTCTCGCCAAGTTCGCCGAGCGAACCGCGCATCTACGCGCCTCGACGATTCGCGAGATGCTCAAGGTCACGCAGCAACCCGACGTGATCTCCTTCGGCGGCGGACTTCCCGCCCCCGAACATTTTCCTACCGATGCAATCGCCGAAGCCACCAAGCGCGTGATGGAGCGCCGCGGCGCCGCGGCACTGCAGTACAGCGTCACCGAAGGCATTCCGGAGATGCGGAGTTGGGTGGCGCAACGGCTGACCAAGCGCACCGGAAAAGCTTTTGATGCCGAGACCGTCACGATCGTCAACGGATCGCAGCAAGGCCTCGATCTGGTCGGCAAGATCTTTCTCGATCCCGGCGATCACGTCGTGCTCGAGAATCCGTCGTATCTCGGCGCGATTCAAGCCTTCGACGCCTATCAAGCGCGCTATCTGACGGTGGAAACCGACGACGACGGCATCGTTCCGGCGTCGCTGGAGCGCGTGCTCGAGCACGCCGATCCGTTTCCGAAGTTTCTCTATTTGGTTCCGAACTTTCAAAATCCGACGGGGCGCACGTTGGCCGCCGACCGGCGCGAGCGCATCGTGCGCATCTGCGAGCATTTCGATCTTCCGATCTTCGAAGACGATCCGTACGGCGAGCTCCGATTCGAAGGAAAGGATTTGCCTTCGCTGGTCTCGTTCGAGAGCAAGGCACCCGTTATTTACTCGGGAACGGGCAGCAAGATCATGGCCCCCGGGATGCGCGTCGCTTGGCTGGTCATTCGGAATCACGATATACGGGAGAAGATCGTTCTTGCCAAGCAAGGTGCGGATCTTCACAGCGGCACGTTCGCGCAGTACGTCTTCCACGAGTACGTCAGCGACGACCAGGCGTTCCTCGAACACGTGCGCGCGATCGCGCACACGTACGGCCGCCGGCGTCACGTCATGAGCGCGGCGTTAGCGAACGTGGATTTCCCGGGATTGGATTTCTCGCGCCCGGCCGGCGGCATGTTTCTGTGGGCTCAGCTGCCCGGCGTCGATACGGCCGAACTGCTGCGCCGCGCCGCCGAACTGAAGGTCGTCTTCGTGCCCGGCGTGAGTTTCTACCCGGCGCGTGACGTTCACGACGGTATGCGTCTGAACTTTTCGAATGCGTCGGAAGAGATGATCAAGGTGGGCATCGAACGTCTCGGCCACGCCATCACCTCATTTCCGCCAAATCATAGGTAA